The Rhizobium etli 8C-3 genome has a segment encoding these proteins:
- a CDS encoding TRAP transporter large permease, translating into MSDPFLGLMMLLLIVVVIMMGFPTAFTLMGLGMLFGFYAFYNPAEHWIDNRVFDLMVQRTYGAMTNDVLISIPLFVLMGYVMERGALVDKMFYSIQLSFRRVPASLAVASLIVCTFWGIASGLVGAVVVLMGVIAMSPMLRAGYDVKLASGVITAGGTLGILIPPSVMIIVYAAVAGQSVVKLYAATMFPGFFLAFLYLVYILSWAVINPKVAPALPEEQMQVPVASWMRSLQAAYSQNMMLALLRALTSPSKAMALETAEGRLTYWVLFKNFCASLVPFFLTAFTLLLVWWYVVIHPQASGETEVPEGLEQLGAPAVDAGAAVVNGPATSFYVSFALVAAIAALALSRYYYNMGAERLQVVKLLVSSVMPLALLTVVVLAVILFGITTATESAAVGAAGAFLLAFQARTLNWKRTKEAVFLTAKTTAMVCWLFVGSALFSAVFAILGGQALIEEWVLALELTPVQFMILSQAIIFILGWPLEWTEIIIIFVPIFLPMLRHFDIDPILWGVLVFVNLQAAFLSPPVAMSAYYLKGVSPPHVTLNQIFAGMMPYMLIVILCMIIMYIWPGMALWLPNYLYG; encoded by the coding sequence GTGAGCGATCCGTTCCTCGGGCTGATGATGCTGCTTCTCATCGTGGTCGTGATCATGATGGGGTTCCCGACCGCCTTCACGCTGATGGGGCTCGGCATGCTTTTCGGCTTCTACGCCTTCTACAATCCTGCCGAGCACTGGATCGACAATCGGGTCTTTGACCTGATGGTTCAGCGCACCTACGGGGCAATGACCAACGACGTACTGATCTCCATCCCGCTCTTCGTACTGATGGGCTACGTGATGGAACGCGGCGCGCTGGTCGACAAGATGTTCTACAGCATCCAGCTGTCGTTCCGGCGCGTTCCTGCGTCGCTTGCCGTGGCAAGCCTGATCGTGTGCACGTTCTGGGGAATTGCAAGCGGTCTCGTCGGTGCCGTCGTCGTGCTGATGGGGGTGATCGCCATGAGCCCAATGTTGCGAGCGGGCTATGACGTGAAGCTTGCCTCCGGCGTCATAACCGCTGGCGGTACGCTGGGCATCCTTATCCCACCCTCGGTGATGATCATTGTCTATGCCGCGGTTGCTGGGCAGTCTGTCGTCAAGCTCTACGCTGCGACGATGTTTCCAGGTTTCTTCCTCGCGTTCCTCTATCTCGTCTATATTCTCAGCTGGGCGGTGATCAACCCGAAGGTCGCGCCGGCTTTGCCGGAGGAGCAGATGCAGGTTCCGGTGGCAAGCTGGATGCGCAGTCTTCAAGCGGCCTATTCGCAGAACATGATGCTCGCTCTTTTGCGCGCATTGACCTCGCCTTCCAAGGCAATGGCACTCGAAACGGCTGAGGGACGGCTCACCTACTGGGTGCTCTTCAAGAATTTCTGCGCAAGCCTCGTGCCCTTTTTCTTGACAGCATTCACGCTGCTGCTGGTGTGGTGGTATGTTGTTATCCATCCGCAGGCCTCCGGCGAGACGGAAGTCCCGGAAGGACTGGAGCAGCTCGGAGCGCCTGCGGTGGATGCGGGCGCGGCCGTGGTCAACGGCCCGGCGACGAGCTTCTACGTGTCGTTCGCACTCGTTGCAGCAATCGCTGCTTTGGCCCTTTCACGCTACTACTACAACATGGGTGCGGAGCGGCTTCAGGTGGTAAAGCTTCTGGTTTCCTCCGTCATGCCGCTCGCGCTCCTCACTGTCGTCGTGCTCGCCGTGATCCTGTTCGGTATCACGACTGCAACCGAGTCTGCCGCAGTCGGGGCCGCGGGCGCCTTCCTGTTGGCATTTCAGGCTCGAACGCTCAACTGGAAACGCACGAAGGAAGCCGTATTCCTGACTGCGAAGACGACGGCGATGGTGTGCTGGCTCTTCGTCGGATCCGCACTATTCTCCGCGGTGTTCGCCATTCTGGGAGGGCAGGCGCTGATCGAAGAATGGGTACTGGCGCTTGAATTGACACCTGTACAGTTCATGATCCTGTCGCAGGCGATCATCTTCATCCTTGGTTGGCCGCTTGAATGGACCGAGATCATCATCATCTTCGTGCCGATCTTCCTGCCGATGCTGAGACACTTCGACATCGACCCCATCCTTTGGGGTGTCCTCGTCTTCGTCAATCTGCAGGCAGCCTTCCTGTCGCCGCCGGTGGCGATGTCGGCATATTATCTCAAGGGCGTTTCGCCGCCGCACGTCACGCTCAACCAGATCTTCGCGGGTATGATGCCCTATATGCTGATCGTCATCCTTTGCATGATCATCATGTATATTTGGCCTGGAATGGCGCTTTGGCTTCCCAATTATCTCTACGGCTGA
- a CDS encoding acylphosphatase gives MTDDPKVRLVHISGKVQGVSFRIWTKTQAQRLGLTGWVRNEDDGSVTALIAGQDAAVSRMLKQFWNGPVGASVSRVVSEQASLDEAPTDFRITR, from the coding sequence ATGACGGATGATCCTAAGGTGAGGCTCGTGCACATATCGGGAAAGGTCCAGGGCGTCAGCTTCCGCATATGGACAAAGACCCAGGCACAGCGGCTCGGCTTGACCGGCTGGGTGCGTAACGAAGATGACGGATCCGTGACCGCATTGATCGCCGGGCAGGACGCGGCGGTTTCGAGAATGTTGAAACAGTTTTGGAACGGACCCGTCGGCGCGTCCGTTTCCAGGGTCGTGAGCGAACAGGCCTCCTTGGATGAGGCGCCAACGGACTTCCGGATCACGCGTTGA
- a CDS encoding helix-turn-helix domain-containing protein, whose translation MKAKSPNAIDIYVGGRLRLRRKALGLSQGSLADALGITFQQVQKYEKGMNRIGAGRLQRIAEILKVPIGFFFENSASASSDVEARCETDDVTLFMTSKEGVALSRAFLAIEDPNVRQKLLALTRSLGSANPVENHRDSSDQIEPERG comes from the coding sequence ATGAAGGCGAAATCTCCAAATGCCATTGATATCTATGTGGGTGGTCGTCTGCGGCTCAGGCGGAAGGCTCTTGGCTTGAGCCAGGGCAGTCTAGCGGACGCCTTGGGTATAACATTTCAGCAAGTGCAAAAATACGAGAAGGGCATGAACCGAATAGGCGCTGGCAGGCTCCAGAGAATTGCGGAAATTCTCAAAGTTCCCATCGGGTTCTTCTTCGAAAACAGTGCGAGCGCGTCATCCGATGTCGAGGCACGGTGCGAGACGGATGATGTCACGCTGTTTATGACGTCGAAGGAGGGAGTGGCACTCAGCAGGGCATTTCTGGCAATCGAAGATCCCAACGTCCGTCAAAAACTGCTTGCCCTTACCAGAAGCCTTGGCTCTGCAAACCCGGTCGAGAACCACCGCGACAGTTCCGATCAGATAGAACCCGAGCGAGGATAG
- a CDS encoding peptide antibiotic resistance protein, which translates to MLYLQTFGDLRLSDADGNAIRYPAKGLVMVAYLFSRKTHELSRHELSEFLWADAQAELSGLNLRKLISRIRQIDDDTNAALLQITSSSIRLNTKALAVDLQTLDSSMPPLARLQAISDLLQRDFMANVKPSTRSIDNWITGERRTHRLKLREVLFDALPHAKGNDEVRAISTAGLYLLEKDPADEEIREMLRRLPGADPADGARHEKVGRPKIDALPLTRPDGLVHHEPVRPSPSVLPRVVLLPPVPQGHVAGLAIANALIEDVTIELCALRNISIVAPHTADQIRRDSDKAQVVVRHSISYLLETRLSTEGLYAQLIYFPTDEVIWATRFTMTSDALPTQRRLIAQRLTSSLVQELARNEQARLNIEANPQAYHSYLVGASLVGKLTLPHIRRARSAFKEALRYNPNFSPAFAGLARTYTSEWLVTAQGNEELLRLAESSALKAIDGDSEFVGGYRELGVTKLYRGDVDHSVSALSLAEELSPHFADVIYSHADTLVHASRPEEALSKIKKAISLNPISPDAYLWCAAGASYFLEQYEASIEYVEAMKDKAPAHRIAAASCAMIGDRRRAQFYRQRAEALNPVFDVEKWLSVVPFKEQWQKELYREGLLKAGF; encoded by the coding sequence GTGCTGTATCTGCAGACATTCGGCGATCTGCGGCTGAGCGATGCCGATGGCAATGCCATTCGCTATCCGGCCAAGGGCCTGGTGATGGTCGCCTATCTCTTCAGCCGCAAGACCCATGAACTGAGCCGTCATGAGCTCTCGGAGTTTCTATGGGCCGACGCGCAGGCCGAGCTTTCGGGGCTTAACCTGCGCAAGTTGATCTCACGCATTCGACAGATCGATGACGACACGAACGCAGCCCTGCTCCAGATCACGTCCAGTTCGATCCGGCTTAACACGAAGGCTCTTGCCGTCGATCTTCAGACTCTCGATAGCTCAATGCCTCCGTTGGCGCGATTGCAAGCGATCAGCGACCTGCTTCAGCGGGATTTCATGGCAAACGTGAAACCCTCAACCAGGTCGATCGACAACTGGATCACGGGAGAGCGTCGGACTCATCGATTGAAGCTGCGCGAAGTGCTTTTTGACGCCTTGCCACATGCCAAAGGCAATGATGAGGTCCGGGCGATATCCACCGCCGGCCTGTATCTTCTGGAGAAAGATCCGGCCGATGAAGAAATCAGGGAAATGCTTCGCCGGCTACCTGGAGCCGATCCGGCTGACGGGGCTAGGCATGAGAAGGTAGGCAGGCCGAAAATCGACGCCCTGCCATTGACCCGACCAGACGGGCTCGTGCACCATGAGCCTGTCAGGCCCTCGCCGTCAGTGCTTCCTCGAGTCGTGCTGCTTCCGCCGGTTCCGCAGGGACATGTTGCCGGGCTCGCTATTGCCAACGCCCTGATCGAAGACGTCACCATTGAGCTTTGCGCGCTCCGCAACATTTCTATTGTCGCACCGCACACGGCCGACCAGATTCGTCGCGACTCCGACAAAGCCCAGGTCGTTGTGCGGCACTCGATCTCTTATCTCCTTGAAACGCGGCTTTCGACTGAGGGGCTTTATGCCCAGCTTATCTATTTTCCCACCGACGAGGTCATCTGGGCAACGCGCTTTACGATGACGTCGGACGCACTGCCGACACAAAGGCGGCTCATTGCCCAGAGGCTGACCTCTTCGCTGGTGCAAGAGCTGGCCAGGAACGAGCAGGCCAGATTGAACATCGAGGCCAATCCACAGGCATACCATTCATATCTCGTCGGTGCGAGTTTGGTTGGCAAGCTGACGCTGCCACATATCCGCAGGGCACGTAGCGCATTCAAGGAGGCTCTTCGATACAATCCTAATTTCTCGCCCGCCTTTGCCGGTCTTGCCCGTACCTATACAAGTGAATGGCTTGTTACGGCGCAGGGAAACGAAGAGCTGCTGCGCCTGGCGGAATCGAGCGCCCTTAAGGCCATAGATGGGGATTCGGAATTTGTTGGCGGATACAGAGAATTAGGCGTCACCAAGCTTTATCGCGGCGACGTCGATCACAGCGTTTCCGCTCTCAGTCTGGCGGAAGAATTGAGTCCGCATTTTGCCGACGTCATTTATAGCCATGCTGACACGCTCGTACATGCCTCTCGCCCGGAGGAAGCGTTGTCGAAGATCAAAAAGGCGATCTCGCTCAACCCGATATCGCCCGACGCCTACCTCTGGTGCGCGGCAGGGGCAAGTTATTTTCTTGAGCAGTATGAAGCGTCAATCGAATACGTGGAGGCGATGAAAGACAAAGCACCTGCTCACCGGATCGCGGCGGCAAGCTGTGCGATGATTGGCGATCGAAGGCGGGCACAGTTTTACCGGCAACGCGCCGAAGCACTCAATCCTGTTTTCGATGTCGAGAAATGGCTCTCTGTCGTTCCTTTCAAGGAACAATGGCAGAAGGAGCTTTATCGGGAGGGCCTTTTGAAGGCCGGATTTTAA
- a CDS encoding YcaO-like family protein: protein MTAAQVLSYSDRAVVPSETLMRVSPFLLDFGVTRVARHTGLDRIGIPVWCAYSPNARSIVVAQGKGLTDDDAKVSAVMEALERAVAGNPSVNTVRTSARRLQESGYMVEKLNCLIGRHKNDIGDDEGIEWALGRELLSGTEIYIPFEAAILDRTRDCRFWMSSDGLACGNTLEEAILHGILERIERDAHVLWQIGNDKDRYSRCIDPRGLQDPALDQLIEKIETAGLVLRLFDMMSDIAIPCFTAILAPGEIHGAADVRFVEVTAGNGAHPSPVRAAIRAVTEAVQSRLTYISGARDDILPETYHAPLPLQTRTAFQAVPAMPAAIAPAFPQSLSQHLHHTLGALREKQIDKVIVLALSDPALPFSVTKIFIPALENPPGGRARRFGNRAVSKAIMS, encoded by the coding sequence CTGACAGCCGCTCAAGTCCTTTCATATTCCGACCGGGCCGTCGTGCCGTCGGAAACGTTGATGCGCGTCTCGCCGTTTCTGCTTGACTTCGGCGTTACCCGTGTCGCACGTCACACCGGTCTCGATCGCATCGGGATACCGGTCTGGTGTGCCTATTCTCCCAATGCCCGCTCGATCGTCGTCGCTCAAGGCAAGGGCCTGACCGACGACGATGCGAAGGTGTCGGCCGTCATGGAGGCCCTGGAACGGGCCGTTGCCGGCAATCCTTCCGTCAATACTGTGCGAACAAGCGCGCGCCGCCTTCAAGAATCCGGCTACATGGTTGAAAAGCTGAACTGTCTGATCGGTCGCCACAAGAACGACATAGGCGATGACGAAGGGATCGAATGGGCGCTCGGCAGGGAACTCCTGTCGGGGACCGAGATCTATATCCCTTTCGAGGCCGCGATCCTCGACCGGACGCGCGATTGCCGCTTCTGGATGTCCTCCGATGGCTTGGCGTGCGGAAACACGCTCGAAGAAGCAATTCTCCATGGGATTCTCGAGCGCATAGAACGGGATGCCCATGTCCTCTGGCAGATAGGCAATGACAAAGACCGCTACTCGCGCTGCATCGATCCACGCGGCCTCCAGGACCCGGCGCTGGATCAATTGATCGAAAAAATCGAAACGGCCGGGCTGGTACTTCGACTCTTCGACATGATGAGCGATATCGCCATTCCATGCTTCACAGCAATTTTAGCACCAGGGGAAATCCATGGCGCCGCAGATGTCCGTTTTGTCGAAGTAACGGCAGGAAACGGCGCTCATCCATCGCCCGTTCGGGCAGCCATACGGGCTGTAACCGAAGCAGTTCAATCCCGGTTGACCTATATCAGCGGCGCGCGGGATGACATATTGCCCGAAACCTATCATGCGCCTCTCCCGCTGCAGACGCGCACCGCTTTCCAGGCCGTTCCGGCGATGCCGGCAGCGATTGCGCCGGCCTTTCCACAATCGCTCTCACAACATCTCCACCATACGCTGGGTGCCTTGCGGGAAAAGCAAATAGACAAGGTCATCGTCCTGGCCCTGAGCGATCCCGCACTTCCCTTCAGCGTCACGAAAATCTTTATCCCTGCTCTTGAAAACCCTCCGGGCGGTCGCGCACGCCGCTTTGGAAATCGCGCGGTTTCAAAGGCCATTATGTCATGA
- a CDS encoding TfuA-like protein yields MKVVFVGPSLPDAESFAGEEVFVCPPAVQGDVLAAVRRGASVIGLIDGGFEYTAPVWHKEILYALSQNVAVLGAASMGALRAAECQLFGMIGIGRIFNEYQTGVTVDDSDVALLHGPIDYGYKSLTVPLVNVRATLDKLESENKLAPAMRVRLEESASQIFFKERTWQSIIAGCDTASVVPPRKLLSLLVSNAVDQKRADALALLEAVRAITGSTFDREISWRMNETYVSSK; encoded by the coding sequence ATGAAGGTCGTGTTCGTCGGTCCCAGCCTTCCAGATGCGGAATCCTTCGCTGGCGAGGAGGTCTTCGTCTGTCCACCTGCGGTTCAGGGCGATGTTCTTGCCGCCGTGAGGCGCGGGGCGAGCGTCATCGGTCTCATCGACGGCGGGTTCGAATATACGGCGCCGGTCTGGCACAAGGAGATCCTTTATGCGCTATCTCAGAATGTGGCTGTCTTGGGCGCGGCCAGCATGGGAGCACTGCGCGCTGCAGAATGCCAGCTCTTTGGCATGATTGGCATCGGCCGTATCTTCAATGAATACCAGACGGGCGTGACCGTGGATGATTCTGACGTGGCATTGCTCCACGGCCCAATCGATTATGGATATAAGTCCCTGACGGTGCCGCTCGTTAACGTCAGGGCAACGCTCGACAAGTTGGAAAGCGAAAACAAGCTAGCACCTGCCATGCGGGTAAGGCTTGAGGAGAGTGCTTCGCAAATCTTCTTCAAGGAGCGGACCTGGCAATCGATCATCGCCGGTTGCGACACGGCCAGTGTAGTGCCACCGCGAAAGTTGCTTTCGCTCTTGGTCTCAAACGCCGTCGACCAGAAACGTGCCGATGCTCTTGCGCTCCTGGAAGCTGTTCGCGCCATCACTGGATCCACCTTCGACAGAGAGATTTCATGGCGTATGAACGAGACATATGTTTCGTCCAAATGA
- a CDS encoding GNAT family N-acetyltransferase translates to MPIEFRRITHAEAAQSAAIMVEAYAEPPWSEKWSIENAAWRLDELAKTPGCIGVAAFEAIEAIGFAFALPHTSVIGRGLHLAEIAVLPKHQRKGVGSGLLSRLQIEARAMGYLQIWLVSQQSGRVANYYTGNGYEPSNRLGVYSKRLD, encoded by the coding sequence ATGCCCATCGAATTCAGACGAATAACACATGCCGAGGCGGCGCAAAGCGCAGCCATTATGGTTGAGGCTTACGCCGAGCCGCCTTGGAGTGAAAAGTGGTCGATCGAGAATGCAGCTTGGCGTCTGGACGAACTGGCCAAAACACCTGGCTGCATTGGCGTGGCGGCATTCGAGGCGATAGAAGCCATCGGCTTCGCTTTTGCCCTTCCGCATACTTCGGTGATCGGCCGCGGCCTGCACCTTGCTGAAATAGCCGTATTGCCCAAGCATCAACGAAAAGGAGTCGGCTCAGGTCTGCTGAGCCGCCTCCAAATCGAAGCCCGAGCAATGGGTTATCTGCAGATCTGGCTCGTTTCCCAGCAGAGCGGTCGCGTTGCCAACTACTACACGGGCAATGGGTATGAGCCGTCAAACCGGCTTGGCGTTTATTCCAAGCGTCTTGACTAG
- a CDS encoding PfkB family carbohydrate kinase, producing the protein MTSERLLKTRDRQPHVLCVGAAVLDTLFRVRKMPTGQGKVLPYDMLQIVEGMASSAAYAVVRLGGKASLWGSVGDDETGKRIIADLSAAGIDTSGMQIAQGARSAVSTIVVDDGGERLIVPFYDPELHRSVKHVSTTEIAAFDAVLVDVRWPKLALKVLETAQSLGKPAILDGDVAADGVIERLGPAASHIVFSHPAAGKLAGTQDCAAAIGVLKQRFPQAFISVTAGENGAFWYDDVNDCVMHMTARCVKAVDTLAAGDIFHGAFAFAVAQKWQIEDAIRISSAAAALKCQVFGGRTGAPDSDQLAACLAQWTPQVSRV; encoded by the coding sequence TTGACGAGTGAAAGGCTTTTAAAGACAAGGGACCGACAGCCGCACGTCTTGTGCGTCGGTGCAGCTGTGCTGGATACTCTGTTTCGCGTTCGTAAAATGCCGACGGGACAAGGCAAGGTTCTGCCATATGACATGCTGCAGATAGTCGAGGGCATGGCCTCGAGCGCGGCTTACGCTGTTGTCAGGCTTGGGGGCAAGGCAAGCCTGTGGGGTTCTGTTGGGGATGACGAAACTGGCAAACGCATTATCGCGGATCTCTCGGCAGCCGGCATTGACACAAGCGGAATGCAGATCGCGCAAGGCGCGAGATCTGCAGTTTCGACCATCGTGGTTGATGACGGCGGCGAGCGTCTCATCGTCCCCTTTTACGATCCCGAACTGCATCGATCCGTCAAACACGTTTCGACAACCGAGATCGCCGCTTTCGACGCCGTATTAGTTGATGTTCGATGGCCAAAGCTTGCTCTCAAGGTCCTGGAAACGGCACAAAGCCTAGGCAAGCCGGCGATCTTGGATGGCGACGTCGCTGCCGATGGGGTCATCGAGCGCCTGGGGCCAGCAGCCAGCCATATCGTCTTTTCGCACCCTGCAGCAGGCAAGCTGGCCGGGACGCAGGATTGTGCTGCAGCGATCGGAGTGCTCAAGCAGCGTTTCCCGCAGGCGTTTATCAGCGTCACGGCAGGTGAAAACGGCGCCTTTTGGTATGACGATGTCAACGATTGCGTGATGCATATGACCGCGCGATGCGTCAAAGCAGTCGACACACTTGCCGCAGGCGACATCTTCCATGGCGCGTTCGCCTTTGCCGTCGCACAGAAATGGCAAATCGAAGATGCCATTCGAATCTCATCGGCGGCGGCAGCACTTAAGTGTCAGGTCTTTGGCGGACGCACGGGTGCACCCGACAGCGATCAACTTGCCGCCTGTCTGGCACAATGGACGCCTCAGGTCTCGCGGGTGTAA
- a CDS encoding carbohydrate ABC transporter permease, which translates to MKRKTLDRIGLFFVATVMVSPVILFFLWMISLSLKFEIDNGAYPPIFIPERFAWSNYAKVFEENNFFLYFWNSILVTGAATFLALLIGVPAGYGIARLKAERSAMVIMIARMTPGLSFLIPLFLLFQWLDLLGTLWPQIIIHLVVTVPIVVWIMIGYFETTPMELEEAASIDGATPWQVFRLVALPIAKPGIVVAFILSVIFSWNNFVFGIVLASRETRTLPVAVYNMLSFEQVSWGPLAAAALIVTLPVLVLTMFAQKQIVAGLTAGAVKGS; encoded by the coding sequence ATGAAGCGCAAGACGCTCGATCGCATCGGTCTTTTCTTCGTCGCCACGGTGATGGTCTCGCCGGTCATCCTCTTCTTTCTGTGGATGATCTCGCTGTCCCTGAAGTTCGAAATCGACAATGGAGCCTATCCGCCGATCTTCATCCCGGAGCGATTTGCCTGGTCGAACTACGCCAAAGTATTCGAGGAGAACAATTTCTTCCTGTATTTCTGGAATTCCATTCTTGTCACGGGAGCGGCGACCTTTCTGGCGTTGTTGATTGGCGTGCCGGCAGGCTATGGCATTGCCCGCCTCAAGGCCGAGCGTTCGGCAATGGTCATCATGATCGCGCGAATGACACCTGGGCTTTCCTTTCTGATCCCGCTCTTCCTGCTCTTCCAATGGCTGGATCTCCTCGGCACACTCTGGCCCCAGATCATCATCCATCTGGTGGTGACCGTGCCGATCGTCGTATGGATCATGATCGGCTATTTCGAAACGACGCCGATGGAGCTCGAAGAGGCGGCAAGTATCGACGGGGCAACGCCATGGCAGGTCTTCCGCTTGGTGGCGCTGCCGATCGCCAAGCCCGGCATTGTCGTCGCCTTCATCCTCTCCGTCATCTTCTCGTGGAACAATTTCGTGTTCGGTATCGTGCTCGCGAGCCGCGAAACCCGGACGTTGCCGGTGGCAGTCTACAACATGCTTTCCTTCGAGCAGGTCAGCTGGGGACCGCTTGCGGCCGCAGCTCTGATCGTTACGCTGCCGGTGCTGGTGCTGACAATGTTTGCCCAGAAGCAGATCGTTGCTGGTTTGACGGCGGGCGCCGTCAAAGGCAGCTGA